In Haliotis asinina isolate JCU_RB_2024 chromosome 11, JCU_Hal_asi_v2, whole genome shotgun sequence, the genomic stretch tgtatgaagccaattTATAGTGCTCCCTGCtgtggcattgctggaatattgttaaacgctgcgtaaaactatactctttCACGCACTTAAGAGTCAGTTAGTCGTATCCTTCAACAATCATGGATGGCCGAAGACCAATTTTAAACCGGGTCGTGTAAGGCATCTTCTCtctgaaatacatatattttgcagaaacaaaacaatcgATGAATTATCCTATGTAAAATATAACGAAAGGGGGCtgatttcttcattttcagaaatctAAACTTGACAACTATTCTAAATTTTCATGGGGATACATGACAGCTGCTAGTCTGCGAGAGTTAAAATCAGCAGTTTGACATGGTATACGTATTATTTCTGTATTCGTATTTTAATTCGACTTTTAATCGTGTGATGTCATTTCTTAACTGAAGCGCTTTCTGAGCGGTTACCTACCTGTCTATTGAAGCAGGGTGTATTTGAAATTTCACCACATATTCGTAATTTTATAAACTAGATCAAGGAAAGGAAGGacacacaaacaaacgaaaTAGTTATATTTCCAATTGTTATAGCCTGTCGAGGAAGCTACGCCTGAaggttactagcccacaaaaataattcactagcccgaaatcAGAATGTAGAAACATccaaaagatttttaaaaatagatgagaaTAAGACATTGtcggcatgagactgacttcatcattaagctgctaatatgatgacctttttattattttataagCCCAATTTCGTGATTAAAAAGTGTATTGTcacttaacaagtcggagagagtgatatgtttacaaaattgaccccatgaaaattcacaagcCAGTCGACCAGTGacagtggagatttactggtccGACTGGATatttactagccacgggctagGGGTCCAGTGGTTGTATCACGCACTGATATTATGTGATTCACCAAAGTATGTTTGTGTGATATTGAagataacaacattcattcaatgCGTTCCCGCTGTCAGACAATCGAGTAGGGACCAGTTCTTGTTCATAAATACTCCCGTCACCCGTCAAACGTGACCACCAGACTCTCGTCTTTACGAGCATTGACGGAGCAAACAATACGGTACCCACACCCAACGATATCGTTTACCTCACTACACAGCTTTTACGTGATTGAGACAGATTGTCTTCACAAAGGGTATTACAGAATCAACACAGATGCTGACAGTGTCGTCTAACTGACAAATGAGGCGTTATGGTAAGGGGTTCGAAAGAAATACAAGCATATCCCATAATCTATGTCTACTCAACCATCCGTGTCCGTAACATAAGAACAGCTGATTTTTGTTATAACGTGATCAAATACTTCGTTCTctttatttcaatatttgacACCCGATCTATTTTTTtcctgtttttaaaaaaaaaatcagtgaaatgtaaatgtgaatatattgctgaaaaaaataCGAGTTCGTTGGAATAGGTGCATGTACGTACTGTCAATAAGTAACTTAAAAGGTAGGTTAGATTTCACAGAACAAAAAGGTCTTACAAAGTGGCAGATTAGAAAGAACACGCACCTCCAGTGACTACGGCGCTACCTAGTTACGCGAGGGTCGCGCGCATTGTGGTAAACAACAAGTGGGCGACCGTGTCACCAAGGACCAATGAGATTACCCTCACCCTAGCGACGAACACAACAAGGGACcgagtacatgtatataaggGTGGAGGTGGGTGGACAGGCATACTTCAACTCCCCACAAGACTTCATCGCCAGTCCAGTGAGGATTTGCTCAGTGCCAAAAAACAATCATGGtgagtacatgtatttcatgtaattatAATATTAATTAATGTATaattaatatgtatatattcatcGCATATGTATTATAGCATACATGTGTGATTTACAACATGAATACATATCTAAAATGTGTGTCTATCTTCGTTATTGTGTACAAAGGGATAGGTTTCAAATCATACTtatcatgtacatacatatcttCAATTGAGGTGGAGGGggagtagcctactggttaaagcgttatcTCGTCTCGCCGAaaacccaagttcgattcccacattggCACGATGTGAGGATTAATGGCTTACTGAAACAGGAACACCGTCACATCACCTGAACGACAAGTTGAACCTTAATGCTCAGATGATCACGATCAACAACCCACCAGAAACAGGGGAATATTTACATAAAACGCGTtggaaatgattttttttcgtgattattttattatttgtgGGTACAGTTTCACATGTAATCATGTACACTGATTATGAAATTCCAAGAGAaagtgaatatggttgtaagccgaatttagcaatattccagcaatgtcatggcggggcacactagaaatgggcttcacacaatgtgggTAATTGAACCCGGGGTAATTGAACACACTAACCTCAACGCTGTTTCGAAAGCATTTTGCATAATGACCCATTTAGTGATCTTTAATGTAATTATGGGTAAAATACCAAATTTGTTTACATAAGAATATAGAAGAAAGAGAAGGTTGTTGGTCTTGGAACACGGTAGTTGACGATATATGGCTAGTATCTCTCATAGATATTACCGTTATTTTGCTATTCTCGAGATGAAATATCACCACTGCAATACAATAAGCAACaaatgttttgctgttttataaatatataaaataattataTATAGTACCTAAATGTGTCTGTCTGGTTTCCAGAGGGAATGCATCTCTATCCACGTCGGCCAGGCCGGAGTCCAGATCGGCAATGCATGCTGGGAATTGTACTGTCTGGAGCACGGAATCCAGCCTGATGGTCAGATGCCCTCTGACAAGACTATCGGGGGTGGTGACGACTCCTTCAACACCTTCTTCAGCGAGACTGGAGCTGGGAAACATGTCCCCAGGGCCGTCTTCGTCGACCTCGAGCCAACCGTTGTCGGTAAGTTTACGTTCCACATATTCGTCTTCTTGTAAACGTTCTCTACCTAAAACCCGACAAACCCTCATTCCTACGTCCAGTGGAAAACGTAAAATTAGCGTCAGCATTTACCAGATGTAAGCATGTAGCAGAGAGTGATTAACTCTCTTATCATCTTCAGATGAGGTCCGTACCGGCACCTACCGCCAGCTGTTCCACCCCGAGCAGCTTATCACCGGCAAGGAGGACGCCGCCAACAACTACGCCCGTGGACACTACACCATCGGCAAGGAGATCGTCGACCTTGTCCTTGATCGTATCAGGAAGTTGGCTGACCAGTGCACTGGACTCCAGGGCTTCCTCATCTTCCACAGCTTCGGTGGCGGCACCGGCTCCGGCTTCACCTCCCTCTTGATGGAGAGACTGTCCGTCGACTACGGCAAGAAGTCCAAGTTGGAGTTTGCTGTCTACCCAGCTCCCCAGATCTCCACTGCCGTCGTGGAGCCCTACAACTCCATCCTGACCACCCACACCACCCTGGAACACTCCGACTGTGCCTTCATGGTCGACAACGAGGCCATCTACGACATCTGCAGACGTAACCTCGACATCGAGCGTCCCACCTACACCAACCTCAACCGTCTGATTGGCCAAATTGTCAGCTCCATCACTGCCTCTCTCCGTTTCGACGGTGCCCTGAACGTGGATCTGACCGAGTTCCAGACCAACTTGGTGCCCTACCCACGTATCCACTTCCCTCTGGCTACCTATGCCCCAGTCATCTCCGCCGAGAAGGCCTACCATGAGCAACTGTCTGTTGCCGAGATCACCAATGCCACATTCGAGCCCGCCAACCAGATGGTCAAGTGTGACCCCCGTCACGGCAAATACATGGCCTGCTGCATGTTGTACCGTGGTGATGTCGTCCCCAAGGACGTCAACGCTGCCATCGCCACCATCAAGACCAAGAGGACCATCCAGTTCGTCGACTGGTGTCCCACTGGTTTCAAGGTCGGCATCAACTACCAGCCACCCACCGTTGTCCCCGGCGGTGACTTGGCCAAGGTCCAGAGAGCTGTGTGCATGTTGAGCAACACCACGGCCATCGCCGAGGCCTGGGCTCGTCTTGACCACAAGTTCGATCTGATGTACGCCAAGCGTGCCTTCGTCCACTGGTACGTGGGTGAGGGTATGGAGGAGGGAGAGTTCTCCGAGGCCCGTGAGGACTTGGCTGCTCTGGAAAAGGACTACGAGGAGGTTGGAGTCGACTCTGTTGAGGGCGAGGGAGAGGAGGAGGGTGAGGAGTATTAAGCAAAACCTCTTCCTTCTTCCCTATGATTCAACATGAAATCAGTTtgaacaatttgaaacagcaaCTAAGAAACTGAACAGCAGTTCGACCAAAATGGACATCAGGTGTATACCGATggttaatatttttcatattgtgccaaaatgaataaaacatgttgaaataGACAGTATTTATGTGTTTTATATCATGTGAAATCTTGTAATGACACAGACCTTTCTGTTCCTTTGGTACATATGGGTTTGGGGATCTAGTTTGAATCAGTGTGCGACATAGCCACTTGTCCGCTAGCCAGGAAAAATCCAaccgggccagtaaatctctaCAGACACTGGCCCAACTGGCTGGTGAATTTTCCAGGGGtcatttgttttttaatgataCTTGATCTTTTCGTTATTGTttgcttagtttctacattaaaatttcaaattattttgtggaCTGATAACTTTCAGGCCTACCTTGCCCGACGAGCAAACTTTGCAAACAATTTTACACACTGGTTCGAATCCCTCAATCTTCAGCATTCGTGGTTTGTCTGCACCTTAAACGCTACACACAAGGTGAAACTGCCCAGTATCTTAAGCTTGGGTTGTATGTATGAACCACATAACAATCCCTTTTGTGATAGAAACGTCACACAGTAACTGATATAATTTATCAAGGGATTTGGTTGCATACCACATTGACGACACATTTGGCTCGATACAGGCGCCGATAAGGACAATAGTGATATGATTAACAATAACCAGAGATACATTCGGTATCAGCATAGCCGACATAGCCATGACGGTAATTGTGTGTCAGAAATTATTATCTGTCATAATCATACCATACCGTGGGCATATAAACAATGCCGGGCGATGAAAGAGCTGGATGTAAGGAGTTGGATTTTACACCGGGTTCGGTCGGTTCAGCCCGtgcttttttttttgtattttttttttttttttttttttgcaccGGCATAAAAGTTTGGTCTGTCCATTTTACAACGATAGGTGCATCAGAGGCTAATATCCCGGACTCTAAACCTAGATTAGTCCAGATTATGTTTTGTGGTTCGTCAACACCACCAAGAACTCCTAGGTTTCACCAAACATTACGTTCAAAATGAAGCTGACAGACAGTAATGTCACTGCACCAAACTTCAAGGACAGGTTAAACTGAAGTCACCCAGTCAAAAGGTAGAAGTAGGCGTGCCGTATCAGACAATGTGTTTAGACAGGGGCCGGTTTTGCCATTCGTCACTAGGGCTTGCATTTCGGTAAAGCTACACTTCCCCTAGGATCCATAACCATGTTTcctgtacccgtgaaggtccggagtagaacaggtcttcaggaaacccatgcttgccataaaagacggcTGTggttgtcgtcagaggcgactacgggatcgggtggtcaggcttgctgtcttggttgacgcatgtcgtcggttcccaattgcacagatcaactcatgatgttgatcactggattgtttggtccagactcgattatttacagaccgccgtcacatagctggaatattgttgagtgcggcgtaaatctaaactcactcagcatGTTCCCTgaaatatcaaatgaaaatcAGCAAATATCTCTTGCTGATTTCACTGGCTACGCTACCAATTTGGATGCGAGTTACAAATTAATTTCAGTGTTATGCTAACAATATATTACTATGTCGCGGTTTATCCATTGATTATGATCGAGTTTTGACACGCAATGAAGTTTGCAAATATCGCGATGATTGAAACGACGCCTAAAACCGGCGGCGGGATTTGGACCTTGTCtctagatggatggatggacggatggatTGGAGGGTAGGTGGGTGGCTGAATGGATGGATTCATGGGggagtggatggatggatggatgatggaagGACGAATCTGCCATCAGATCAGTTACTTCCTTACCCATTCCTTTATGTCGCCTTATGACTGTGATTCACGTAAAGTGTTTATTAAAACCAAAAGACAGGTAACTTGCGATCTCAAAAACGGAATGGATCCAAGGAAGGTATTGTAGGTTTACAGAAATGCAAGTCCAAGACTATAGTCGGACCGGATCACATAGTGAGTGgactgagttttacgccgcttttagcaatattccagcaatatcaaggcaaggaacacaagaaatgggttt encodes the following:
- the LOC137256189 gene encoding tubulin alpha-1A chain-like, which codes for MRECISIHVGQAGVQIGNACWELYCLEHGIQPDGQMPSDKTIGGGDDSFNTFFSETGAGKHVPRAVFVDLEPTVVDEVRTGTYRQLFHPEQLITGKEDAANNYARGHYTIGKEIVDLVLDRIRKLADQCTGLQGFLIFHSFGGGTGSGFTSLLMERLSVDYGKKSKLEFAVYPAPQISTAVVEPYNSILTTHTTLEHSDCAFMVDNEAIYDICRRNLDIERPTYTNLNRLIGQIVSSITASLRFDGALNVDLTEFQTNLVPYPRIHFPLATYAPVISAEKAYHEQLSVAEITNATFEPANQMVKCDPRHGKYMACCMLYRGDVVPKDVNAAIATIKTKRTIQFVDWCPTGFKVGINYQPPTVVPGGDLAKVQRAVCMLSNTTAIAEAWARLDHKFDLMYAKRAFVHWYVGEGMEEGEFSEAREDLAALEKDYEEVGVDSVEGEGEEEGEEY